A portion of the Achromobacter sp. MFA1 R4 genome contains these proteins:
- the narH gene encoding nitrate reductase subunit beta: MRIRAQIGMVLNLDKCIGCHTCSVTCKNVWTSRDGVEYAWFNNVETKPGIGYPKEWENQKKWKGGWTRTAAGKLEPRQGGKLRILANLFANPNLPAIDDYYEPFTYDYEHLQNAPLSQTPPTARPVSVLTGKKMDKIQWGPNWEDDLGGEFSARSRDALFEGVQKEMYSTFENTFMMYLPRLCEHCLNPACVASCPSGSIYKREDDGIVLVDQDKCRGWRMCISGCPYKKIYYNWSSGKAEKCTFCYPRIEAGQPTVCSETCVGRIRYLGVLLYDADQIENAASTASEQDLYEEQLGLFLDPHSPEVIAAAREQGIPESWLEAARNSPVYKMAVQWKVAFPLHPEYRTLPMVWYIPPLSPIQTAAEAGKMPQRTVGKSGMIPDVSSLRIPVRYLANLLTAGKEAPVLQALERMLAMRAYKRSETVHGERDTDLLDQVGLSEETVQDMYRIMAIANYEDRFVVPSSHKEVVEDSFNEKGSCGFTFGNGCSGGVSEGSLFGRKPQGSEIFIEMPKSRKKAVSA, translated from the coding sequence ATGAGGATACGCGCCCAAATCGGCATGGTGCTGAACCTGGACAAGTGCATCGGCTGCCACACTTGCTCGGTCACCTGCAAGAACGTCTGGACCAGCCGCGACGGTGTCGAATACGCCTGGTTCAACAACGTGGAAACCAAGCCCGGCATCGGCTATCCGAAGGAATGGGAGAACCAGAAAAAGTGGAAGGGCGGCTGGACCCGCACCGCCGCCGGCAAGCTGGAACCGCGCCAGGGCGGCAAGCTGCGCATCCTGGCGAACCTCTTCGCCAATCCGAACCTGCCCGCCATCGACGACTACTACGAGCCGTTCACCTACGACTACGAGCATCTGCAGAACGCGCCGCTGTCGCAGACGCCGCCCACCGCGCGCCCGGTGTCGGTGCTGACGGGCAAGAAGATGGACAAGATCCAGTGGGGCCCGAACTGGGAAGACGACCTGGGCGGCGAATTCAGCGCGCGCAGCCGCGATGCGCTGTTTGAAGGCGTGCAGAAGGAGATGTACTCGACCTTCGAGAACACCTTCATGATGTACCTGCCGCGCCTGTGCGAGCACTGCCTGAACCCGGCCTGTGTCGCGAGCTGCCCGTCCGGTTCCATCTATAAGCGCGAAGACGACGGCATCGTTTTGGTCGACCAGGACAAATGCCGCGGCTGGCGCATGTGCATCTCGGGCTGCCCGTACAAGAAGATCTACTACAACTGGAGCAGCGGCAAGGCCGAGAAGTGCACGTTCTGCTATCCGCGCATCGAGGCGGGCCAGCCGACCGTGTGCTCGGAAACCTGCGTGGGCCGCATCCGCTACCTGGGCGTGCTGCTGTACGACGCCGACCAGATCGAAAACGCCGCGTCCACCGCCAGCGAGCAGGACCTGTACGAAGAACAGCTCGGCCTCTTCCTGGACCCGCACTCGCCCGAGGTGATCGCCGCCGCGCGCGAGCAGGGCATCCCGGAATCGTGGCTGGAAGCCGCCCGCAACTCGCCGGTCTACAAGATGGCCGTGCAGTGGAAGGTCGCCTTCCCGCTGCATCCGGAGTACCGCACGCTGCCCATGGTCTGGTACATCCCGCCGCTGTCGCCCATCCAGACGGCTGCCGAGGCCGGCAAGATGCCGCAACGCACCGTCGGCAAAAGCGGCATGATCCCCGACGTGTCGTCCTTGCGCATCCCCGTGCGCTACCTGGCCAACCTGCTGACCGCCGGCAAGGAAGCGCCGGTGCTGCAGGCCCTGGAACGCATGCTGGCCATGCGCGCCTACAAGCGGTCCGAGACCGTCCACGGCGAACGCGACACCGACCTGCTGGACCAGGTCGGCCTGTCCGAGGAAACCGTGCAGGACATGTACCGCATCATGGCCATCGCCAACTACGAGGACCGCTTCGTCGTGCCCAGCAGCCACAAGGAAGTGGTCGAGGACAGCTTCAACGAAAAGGGCAGTTGCGGCTTCACGTTCGGCAACGGTTGCTCGGGCGGCGTGTCGGAAGGCAGCCTGTTCGGCCGCAAGCCGCAGGGCAGCGAAATCTTCATCGAGATGCCCAAGTCCCGCAAGAAGGCCGTGTCGGCCTGA
- the narJ gene encoding nitrate reductase molybdenum cofactor assembly chaperone translates to MSLYRLLSAMLCYPEPELLDHLGELEAAIAAYPDAEETLQPLVGYLAANDLIPLQENYVATFDRNRSHSLHLFEHVHGESRDRGQAMVDLLDTYREHGFEPMVSELPDHVPLFLEFLGVIDPDKAQELLDEAIHVLAAIGARLAKGDSPYACIFAVLRAQSRVIPRVQTEAPVRDMDEAMEIFGAGADGVEPLLRPFSGDGAQTVRFYPRSPATH, encoded by the coding sequence ATGAGCCTGTACCGTCTGCTTTCCGCCATGCTGTGCTACCCCGAGCCCGAACTGCTGGACCACCTGGGCGAACTGGAAGCGGCCATCGCGGCCTATCCGGACGCCGAGGAAACCCTGCAGCCGCTGGTGGGCTACCTGGCCGCCAACGACCTGATTCCGCTGCAGGAAAACTACGTCGCCACCTTCGACCGCAACCGCTCGCATTCGCTGCACCTGTTCGAACACGTGCACGGCGAAAGCCGCGACCGCGGCCAGGCCATGGTCGACCTGCTGGACACCTACCGCGAGCATGGCTTTGAGCCGATGGTGTCCGAACTGCCGGACCATGTGCCGCTGTTCCTGGAATTCCTGGGGGTCATCGACCCCGACAAGGCGCAGGAACTGCTGGACGAAGCCATCCACGTGCTCGCGGCCATCGGCGCCCGCCTGGCCAAGGGCGACAGCCCCTACGCCTGCATCTTCGCGGTGCTGCGGGCCCAGTCCCGCGTGATCCCGCGCGTGCAGACCGAGGCGCCGGTGCGCGACATGGACGAGGCGATGGAGATCTTCGGCGCCGGCGCGGACGGCGTGGAGCCGCTGCTGCGGCCGTTTTCGGGCGACGGCGCGCAGACCGTGCGCTTCTATCCCCGTTCGCCCGCGACCCATTAA
- the narI gene encoding respiratory nitrate reductase subunit gamma, with the protein MNSLNQFLFGIYPYIALTVFLLGSLARFEREQYTWKSDSSQLLHRGQLRLGNILFHIGILGLFFGHLVGLLTPVIVWDTLGVSHSLKQMVAMVAGGVMGGLCLIGLLILIHRRLTDPRIARATRPGDKLLLLWILVTLLLGLSTIVLSAGHMDGEMMVHLMTWAQHIVTFQGDAASYIAGVPLLFKAHLFMGLTLFVIFPFTRLVHVWSGFASVGYLGRAWQLVRPR; encoded by the coding sequence ATGAATTCCCTGAATCAGTTTCTCTTCGGCATCTATCCCTACATCGCGCTGACGGTCTTCCTGCTGGGCAGCCTGGCGCGCTTCGAGCGCGAGCAGTACACCTGGAAGTCCGACAGCTCGCAGCTCCTGCACCGGGGCCAGCTGCGCCTGGGCAACATCCTGTTCCACATTGGCATCCTGGGCCTGTTCTTCGGACACCTGGTCGGGCTGCTGACGCCGGTCATCGTGTGGGACACGCTGGGCGTGTCGCATTCCCTGAAGCAGATGGTCGCGATGGTGGCCGGCGGCGTAATGGGCGGGCTGTGCCTGATCGGCCTCTTGATCCTGATCCACCGCCGCCTGACGGACCCGCGCATCGCCCGCGCCACCCGTCCGGGCGACAAGCTCCTGCTGCTGTGGATCCTGGTCACGCTGCTGCTGGGGCTGTCCACCATCGTGCTGTCGGCCGGCCACATGGACGGCGAGATGATGGTGCACCTGATGACCTGGGCGCAGCACATCGTCACCTTCCAGGGCGACGCCGCCAGCTACATCGCCGGCGTGCCGCTGCTGTTCAAGGCGCACCTCTTCATGGGCCTGACGCTCTTCGTGATCTTCCCGTTCACCCGGCTGGTGCACGTGTGGAGCGGCTTTGCGTCGGTCGGCTATCTGGGCCGTGCCTGGCAACTGGTGCGTCCGCGCTGA
- a CDS encoding peptidylprolyl isomerase translates to MPVIVNGVELNDADLERELPLHAEAGNPMREAVTALVLRRVLLDEAGRQGLDLSDEESAIGALLASQAPAPEADEAACRRFYQMHPERFMVGELVEADHILFQVTPDVNLDMLKAHANVVLADLLADPSRFAEVARAQSNCPSAAVGGNLGQLGRGDTVPEFERAVFALPSGGLLPQLLQTRHGLHIVRVTRRVEGRLLPFEQVARQIAAALTAMSRDTAWRQYTKLLVGRAKISGIDLDDGEPERVFAGSAA, encoded by the coding sequence ATGCCTGTCATCGTCAATGGCGTCGAACTGAACGACGCGGATCTGGAACGTGAACTGCCCCTGCACGCCGAAGCCGGCAATCCCATGCGCGAGGCCGTCACGGCCCTGGTGCTGCGGCGCGTGCTGCTGGACGAGGCCGGCCGCCAGGGTCTGGACCTCTCGGACGAGGAAAGCGCCATCGGCGCCTTGCTCGCCAGCCAGGCGCCCGCGCCCGAGGCCGACGAGGCGGCCTGCCGCCGCTTCTACCAGATGCACCCCGAGCGTTTCATGGTGGGCGAACTGGTCGAGGCGGACCACATCCTGTTCCAGGTCACGCCCGACGTGAACCTGGACATGCTGAAAGCGCATGCCAACGTGGTGCTGGCCGACCTGCTGGCGGACCCGTCACGCTTTGCCGAGGTCGCGCGCGCGCAGTCCAATTGCCCGTCCGCGGCCGTGGGCGGCAATCTGGGACAGCTCGGGCGCGGCGACACCGTGCCGGAGTTCGAACGCGCGGTGTTCGCGCTGCCCTCGGGCGGGCTGCTGCCGCAATTGCTGCAGACACGGCATGGCCTGCACATCGTGCGCGTCACGCGGCGTGTCGAAGGGCGGCTGCTTCCTTTCGAGCAGGTCGCCCGGCAGATCGCCGCGGCGCTTACCGCCATGAGCCGCGATACCGCCTGGCGGCAGTACACCAAGCTGCTGGTGGGGCGGGCCAAGATCTCGGGCATCGACCTGGACGACGGCGAACCCGAGCGGGTCTTCGCCGGGAGCGCCGCATGA
- the moaA gene encoding GTP 3',8-cyclase MoaA, with protein sequence MMDEPAPATLTDGFGRRIDYLRVSVTDRCDLRCSYCLPKDFKGFETPANWLSHDEMARLVGLFVGLGVAKVRLTGGEPLLRKGVAGLAATIAAMPGLRDLSVSTNATQLARHAQSLRAAGVDRLNISLDTLDAAAFAQITGRDCLASVLAGLAAARQAGFSPIKLNSVVHAATPESDVRRLLAYAMEQGFVLRLIEPMPMGECGRGHAHTDLNAMGARLAADAGLLPSLAQSRNGPARYWTGGQGAPVLGVITPMSRHFCATCNRVRLGVDGTLYLCLGQEDQVPLGRLLRAGASDGDLIQAIVAGIAAKPERHEFNARPERIVRFMAQTGG encoded by the coding sequence ATGATGGACGAGCCTGCGCCTGCCACCCTGACGGACGGCTTCGGCCGCCGCATCGACTATCTGCGCGTGTCCGTCACCGACCGCTGCGACCTGCGCTGCAGCTACTGCCTGCCCAAGGATTTCAAGGGCTTCGAAACGCCGGCCAACTGGTTGTCCCACGACGAAATGGCCCGGCTGGTCGGGCTGTTCGTCGGCCTGGGCGTCGCCAAGGTCCGGCTGACCGGCGGCGAGCCGCTGCTGCGCAAGGGCGTGGCCGGGCTGGCGGCCACCATCGCCGCCATGCCCGGCCTGCGCGACCTGTCCGTGTCCACCAACGCCACGCAACTGGCCCGCCATGCGCAGTCGCTGCGCGCGGCGGGGGTGGACCGCCTGAACATCAGCCTGGACACGCTGGACGCCGCGGCCTTCGCGCAGATCACCGGGCGCGACTGCCTGGCGTCCGTGCTGGCCGGCCTGGCGGCGGCGCGGCAGGCCGGTTTTTCCCCGATCAAGCTCAACAGCGTGGTGCACGCCGCCACACCCGAATCCGACGTGCGGCGCCTGCTGGCGTACGCGATGGAACAGGGCTTCGTGCTGCGCCTCATCGAACCCATGCCGATGGGCGAGTGCGGGCGGGGCCACGCGCACACCGACCTGAATGCGATGGGCGCGCGGCTGGCGGCGGACGCCGGCCTGCTGCCGTCGCTGGCGCAATCGCGCAACGGCCCGGCGCGGTACTGGACGGGCGGGCAGGGCGCGCCGGTGCTGGGCGTCATCACGCCGATGTCGCGCCATTTCTGCGCCACCTGCAACCGCGTCCGGCTGGGCGTGGACGGCACCCTGTACCTTTGCCTGGGCCAGGAAGACCAGGTCCCGCTGGGACGCCTGCTGCGCGCGGGTGCCAGCGACGGCGACCTCATCCAGGCCATCGTGGCGGGCATCGCCGCCAAGCCGGAGCGCCACGAATTCAACGCCCGTCCCGAACGCATCGTGCGTTTCATGGCGCAGACGGGAGGCTGA
- a CDS encoding carbonic anhydrase: MQDLERLVGGFQRFQQQYYEDAPSLYRNLRDGQHPSTLLIGCCDSRVDPAMLLGCDPGDIFTVRNVANLVPPSSKDRGLQGVLAAIQFAVEQLQVSRIIVLGHAQCGGIRALMERGIRRGGETDYLGRWMDIAEPAREQVLRQMPHASQAERRRACEQASILISLRNLEDLPFVRRAVEGGSLTLHGWYFDLVAGALLAYSPRADTFLPIVCPLLTEPALP, encoded by the coding sequence ATGCAAGACCTCGAACGGCTGGTCGGCGGGTTCCAGCGCTTCCAGCAGCAGTATTACGAAGACGCGCCATCGCTGTACCGCAATCTGCGCGACGGCCAGCATCCCAGCACGCTCCTGATCGGCTGCTGCGATTCCCGGGTTGACCCGGCCATGCTGCTGGGGTGCGACCCGGGCGACATCTTCACCGTGCGCAACGTGGCCAATCTGGTGCCGCCCTCCAGCAAGGACCGCGGCCTGCAGGGCGTGCTGGCGGCCATCCAGTTCGCGGTCGAGCAGCTGCAGGTCAGCCGCATCATCGTGCTGGGGCATGCGCAGTGCGGCGGCATCCGCGCGCTGATGGAGCGGGGTATCCGCCGCGGCGGTGAAACCGACTATCTCGGACGCTGGATGGACATCGCCGAACCGGCGCGGGAACAGGTGCTGCGGCAGATGCCGCACGCCTCCCAGGCAGAGCGCCGCCGCGCCTGCGAGCAGGCGTCCATCCTGATCTCGCTGCGCAACCTCGAAGACCTGCCCTTTGTCCGGCGGGCCGTGGAGGGCGGCAGCCTGACGCTGCACGGCTGGTATTTCGACCTGGTGGCCGGCGCTTTGCTGGCATACTCCCCGCGTGCGGACACGTTTCTGCCCATCGTTTGCCCTCTGCTGACGGAACCTGCCCTCCCATGA
- the mobB gene encoding molybdopterin-guanine dinucleotide biosynthesis protein B: MTPVFGIAGRSGSGKTTLIEAMLPLLGARGLRVNVIKHSHHDFQMEPPGKDSARFRTAGAQEVMIASPYRYAIVHELRDAPEPTLDAQLARLSPADLVLVEGFKQAAIPRIEVYRPALGKPPLHTEDPGFLAVVTDAPQGIALPCLPLNEPARVADFLCRALGLE; this comes from the coding sequence ATGACCCCTGTATTCGGCATCGCCGGCCGCTCCGGCAGCGGCAAGACCACCCTGATCGAAGCCATGCTGCCGTTGCTGGGCGCGCGCGGCCTGCGCGTGAACGTCATCAAGCACAGCCATCACGATTTCCAGATGGAGCCGCCCGGCAAGGACAGCGCGCGCTTTCGCACGGCGGGCGCGCAAGAGGTCATGATCGCCTCGCCGTACCGCTACGCCATCGTGCATGAGCTGCGCGACGCGCCCGAACCCACGCTGGACGCGCAACTGGCGCGCCTGTCGCCCGCCGACCTGGTGCTGGTCGAAGGCTTCAAGCAGGCGGCCATTCCGCGCATCGAGGTCTACCGGCCCGCGCTGGGCAAGCCGCCGCTGCACACCGAGGACCCCGGATTTCTCGCGGTCGTGACCGACGCGCCGCAAGGCATCGCCTTGCCCTGCCTGCCGCTGAACGAACCTGCCCGGGTCGCGGACTTTCTCTGCCGCGCCCTTGGACTGGAGTAA
- a CDS encoding type IV pili methyl-accepting chemotaxis transducer N-terminal domain-containing protein, translating into MTPADTAARSDALPSPRHRLSTRIVASSLLALVVVLAMVSWTLWLSWQLEGAGAAINDTGSLRMRANRVAVELMRPQAGRDVRTAEQIAVLDETIARLARGNPARPLFIPNDPAIRAQWQDVAAYWRDIMKPAALRAIAQPDASAYLETLPEFVARADTLVRMIEQDNAGKTTSLRLSQGVLAAIASAGTLAMIYLLYLWIISPVLRLRDGLQRMADREFSTRLPVESQDEFGVLARGYNRMADELQDLYTSLEQRVEQKTAQLAAQNRDIGALYDMAAFLNQPNEIEAMCDGFLRRVMLQFDADAGSIRALDPNNEKLNLVVSVGLSDELVQAEHCMKVDDCYCGVATRQAGVIVIQDFRQSPQELDLNCQREGFSSVAVFRIVTRDEVLGSYSLHFRQQRRLMASESQLLETLGQHLGVALDNRRLSAQARQLAVVQERGLVAQGLHDSLAQGLNFLNLQLQMLDAAIKRGDDEEVSEILPLLRTGVDESYQDVRELLTNFRSKLSQGDLQAAIEDTVARFRRQTAIETELTFSQGEGAPLQPEQQLQVLFILQEALSNVRKHSEASRVRIAVENGRDFTLQIADDGQGYDPADVAERGESHVGMHIMRERAARMRAVIKLESQPGAGTRVALTLPGAERQAA; encoded by the coding sequence ATGACGCCCGCCGATACCGCCGCCCGTTCCGACGCGCTTCCGTCGCCCCGGCACCGCCTTTCCACGCGCATCGTGGCCAGTTCGCTGCTGGCGCTGGTGGTGGTGCTTGCCATGGTGAGCTGGACGCTATGGCTGTCGTGGCAGCTGGAAGGCGCGGGCGCGGCCATCAACGACACCGGCAGCCTGCGCATGCGCGCGAACCGCGTGGCGGTGGAACTGATGCGCCCGCAAGCTGGCCGCGACGTGCGCACCGCCGAACAGATCGCCGTGCTGGACGAGACCATCGCGCGCCTGGCGCGCGGCAACCCCGCGCGCCCGCTCTTCATCCCCAACGACCCCGCCATCCGCGCCCAGTGGCAGGACGTGGCGGCCTACTGGCGCGACATCATGAAGCCGGCGGCGCTGCGGGCCATCGCCCAGCCGGACGCCTCGGCGTACCTGGAGACGCTGCCCGAGTTCGTGGCCCGGGCCGACACGCTGGTGCGCATGATCGAACAGGACAACGCCGGCAAGACCACGTCGCTGCGCCTGTCGCAGGGCGTGCTGGCCGCGATCGCCAGCGCCGGGACGCTGGCGATGATCTACCTGCTTTACCTGTGGATCATCTCTCCCGTGCTGCGTTTGCGCGACGGCCTGCAGCGCATGGCCGACCGCGAGTTCAGCACCCGGCTGCCGGTGGAAAGCCAGGACGAGTTCGGCGTGCTGGCGCGCGGCTACAACCGCATGGCCGACGAACTGCAGGACCTGTACACCAGCCTGGAGCAGCGGGTGGAGCAGAAGACCGCGCAGCTGGCCGCGCAGAACCGCGACATCGGCGCGCTGTACGACATGGCGGCGTTCCTGAACCAGCCCAATGAGATCGAAGCCATGTGCGACGGCTTCCTGCGCCGCGTCATGCTGCAATTCGACGCGGACGCCGGCAGCATCCGCGCGCTGGACCCCAACAATGAAAAGCTCAACCTGGTGGTGTCGGTCGGCCTGTCCGACGAACTGGTGCAGGCCGAGCACTGCATGAAGGTGGACGACTGCTACTGCGGCGTGGCGACGCGCCAGGCGGGGGTCATCGTCATTCAGGACTTCCGCCAGTCGCCGCAGGAGCTGGACCTGAACTGCCAGCGCGAGGGCTTCTCCAGCGTGGCCGTGTTCCGCATCGTGACCCGCGACGAGGTGTTGGGGTCGTATTCGCTGCATTTCCGCCAGCAGCGCCGCCTGATGGCGTCGGAATCGCAATTGCTGGAAACGCTGGGCCAGCACCTTGGCGTAGCGCTGGACAACCGGCGCCTGAGCGCGCAGGCCCGCCAGCTTGCCGTCGTGCAAGAGCGCGGGCTGGTGGCGCAGGGCCTGCACGACAGCCTGGCCCAGGGGCTGAATTTCCTGAACCTGCAACTGCAGATGCTGGACGCCGCCATCAAGCGCGGCGACGACGAAGAGGTCAGCGAGATCCTGCCGCTTCTGCGCACCGGCGTGGACGAAAGCTACCAGGACGTGCGCGAGCTGCTGACCAATTTCCGCAGCAAGCTGTCGCAGGGCGACCTGCAGGCGGCCATCGAGGACACCGTCGCCCGCTTCCGGCGCCAGACCGCCATCGAGACCGAGCTCACCTTCAGCCAGGGCGAGGGCGCGCCGCTGCAGCCCGAGCAGCAGCTCCAGGTGCTGTTCATCCTGCAGGAGGCCCTGTCCAACGTGCGCAAGCATTCCGAAGCCAGCCGCGTGCGCATTGCTGTCGAGAACGGCCGCGATTTCACCCTGCAGATCGCCGACGACGGGCAGGGCTACGACCCGGCCGACGTCGCCGAACGCGGCGAATCCCACGTGGGCATGCACATCATGCGCGAGCGCGCCGCGCGCATGCGCGCCGTGATAAAACTCGAATCGCAGCCCGGCGCCGGCACGCGCGTGGCGCTCACCCTGCCTGGCGCTGAACGCCAGGCTGCCTGA
- a CDS encoding response regulator transcription factor: MTIRILLIDDHTLFRSGVRLLLQRQPDFEVVAEAGDGVEGLKRAQELKPDVVLLDLNLPGLSGLETLQLLTQDLPGCAVIILTVSEEADELGQALRDGARGYLVKNIDADALVSAIRRAANGEAVIADSMTAKLVEQFRGQASQTPPPPGSAERHRLTARETQIVQWLARGASNKVIARELDVSESTVKIHVQNVLKKLNLTSRVQVAVYAVERGLYTEE; the protein is encoded by the coding sequence ATGACCATCCGCATCCTGCTCATCGACGACCACACCCTGTTCCGTTCCGGGGTCCGCCTGCTGTTGCAGCGCCAGCCCGACTTCGAAGTCGTGGCCGAGGCGGGGGACGGGGTGGAGGGCCTGAAGCGCGCCCAGGAGCTCAAGCCCGACGTGGTGCTGCTGGACCTGAACCTGCCAGGACTGTCGGGGCTGGAAACGCTGCAGCTCCTGACGCAGGACCTGCCCGGGTGCGCGGTCATCATCCTGACGGTCTCCGAAGAGGCCGACGAACTCGGCCAGGCGCTGCGCGACGGCGCCCGCGGCTACCTCGTCAAGAACATCGACGCCGACGCGCTGGTGTCCGCGATCCGCCGCGCCGCCAACGGCGAAGCCGTGATCGCCGACAGCATGACGGCCAAGCTGGTCGAGCAGTTCCGCGGCCAGGCCAGCCAGACGCCGCCTCCGCCCGGGTCTGCCGAACGCCACCGCCTCACCGCGCGCGAGACGCAGATCGTGCAATGGCTGGCGCGCGGCGCCAGCAACAAGGTCATCGCGCGCGAACTGGACGTCAGCGAAAGCACCGTCAAGATCCATGTGCAGAACGTGCTGAAAAAGCTCAACCTGACCAGCCGCGTGCAGGTGGCCGTGTATGCGGTGGAGCGCGGCCTGTATACGGAGGAATAG
- a CDS encoding peptidase U32 family protein translates to MQTRTTPMELVAPAGSLAALKAAIEAGADTVYLGLKNATNARNFAGLNFTEADIRAGVELAHRRNRQVLFAINTFVQAGRMAEWRAAVDAAHDLGADAVIMADPGLLAYASDRYPDLRLHLSVQGSATHADAIELMKEQFGIRRVVLPRVLTLAEVARICAHVSVEVEVFGFGSLCVMAEGRCLLSSYATGDSPNNKGVCSPAHAVRWVEEDGRMDARLSGILIDRYEPGEPAAYPTLCKGRFDVDGQSDHALEEPTSLNAIGLLPRLAEMGVSAIKIEGRQRSPAYVTQVVSTLRAALDSVHANAARYSPRPEWNAMLARHAEGSQVTQGAFERPWK, encoded by the coding sequence ATGCAAACTCGAACCACTCCCATGGAGCTCGTGGCTCCGGCGGGCAGCCTGGCCGCGCTGAAGGCAGCGATAGAAGCGGGCGCCGACACCGTCTATCTCGGGCTCAAGAACGCCACCAATGCCCGCAATTTCGCCGGGCTCAATTTCACCGAAGCAGACATCCGCGCAGGCGTCGAACTGGCGCATCGCCGCAACCGGCAGGTACTGTTCGCCATCAACACCTTCGTGCAGGCGGGCCGCATGGCCGAATGGCGGGCCGCGGTGGATGCCGCGCACGACCTGGGCGCCGACGCCGTCATCATGGCCGATCCGGGCCTGCTCGCCTACGCCAGCGACCGCTATCCCGACCTGCGCCTGCATCTGTCCGTGCAGGGCTCGGCCACCCACGCCGACGCCATCGAACTGATGAAGGAACAGTTCGGCATCCGCCGCGTGGTGCTGCCGCGCGTGCTGACGCTGGCGGAGGTGGCACGCATCTGCGCCCACGTCAGCGTCGAGGTCGAGGTCTTCGGCTTCGGCAGCCTGTGCGTCATGGCCGAAGGCCGCTGCCTGCTGTCCTCGTACGCCACCGGCGATTCCCCCAACAACAAGGGCGTCTGTTCGCCCGCGCACGCGGTGCGCTGGGTGGAAGAGGACGGCCGCATGGATGCGCGCCTGTCGGGCATTCTCATCGACCGCTACGAACCCGGCGAACCCGCCGCCTATCCCACGCTGTGCAAGGGGCGGTTCGACGTGGACGGGCAGTCCGACCACGCGCTGGAAGAGCCCACCAGCCTGAACGCCATCGGCCTGTTGCCGCGCCTGGCCGAGATGGGCGTGTCCGCCATCAAGATCGAAGGACGCCAGCGCAGCCCGGCCTACGTCACGCAGGTGGTGTCCACCTTGCGCGCCGCGCTGGACAGCGTGCACGCGAACGCCGCGCGCTACTCGCCGCGCCCCGAATGGAACGCCATGCTGGCGCGCCATGCCGAGGGCTCCCAAGTCACCCAAGGCGCATTCGAAAGGCCATGGAAATGA
- a CDS encoding U32 family peptidase, whose translation MNLLPFQISVGPLLYYWPRQRTMDFYAAVADSPADIVYVGETVCSRRHELRADDWLGLARDLRAEGKTVVLSGRTLIETGAEASALKKLCEQPDFMVEAGELGAVRHLSGRGFVAGPHLNAYHGGTLAWLANRGAVRFVAPLEMDGPTLARLLQERPAGMQAEVMVWGRMALAFSARCFTARHFRLKKDDCGFRCIEHPDGLDMRTRESREFLGINGIQVQSAACLDLLAEAPELAGMGIEVLRVSPQSAGTLEAIAALDATRRGGKPDAVSPPAGIGRCNGYYYGQAGIALQEVAV comes from the coding sequence ATGAACCTGCTCCCATTCCAGATTTCAGTCGGTCCCTTGCTCTACTACTGGCCGCGCCAGCGCACCATGGACTTCTACGCCGCCGTGGCCGACAGCCCCGCCGACATCGTGTACGTGGGCGAAACCGTCTGCAGCCGGCGCCACGAACTGCGTGCCGACGATTGGCTGGGCCTTGCCCGGGACCTGCGCGCCGAGGGCAAGACCGTCGTGCTGTCGGGCCGCACCCTGATCGAAACCGGGGCCGAGGCCAGCGCCCTCAAGAAGCTGTGCGAGCAGCCGGACTTCATGGTGGAAGCCGGCGAACTGGGCGCGGTGCGCCATCTGAGCGGGCGCGGTTTCGTGGCGGGGCCGCACCTGAACGCCTATCACGGCGGCACGCTGGCCTGGCTGGCCAACCGCGGCGCGGTGCGCTTTGTCGCGCCGCTCGAAATGGACGGCCCCACGCTGGCCCGCCTGCTGCAGGAGCGGCCGGCCGGCATGCAGGCCGAAGTCATGGTCTGGGGCAGGATGGCGCTGGCGTTTTCGGCGCGCTGCTTCACGGCGCGTCACTTCCGGCTCAAGAAGGACGACTGCGGGTTTCGCTGCATCGAGCATCCCGACGGCCTGGACATGCGCACGCGCGAATCCCGCGAATTCCTGGGCATCAACGGCATCCAGGTCCAGTCGGCCGCCTGCCTGGACCTGCTGGCCGAAGCCCCGGAACTGGCAGGGATGGGCATCGAGGTGCTGCGCGTCAGCCCCCAATCGGCCGGGACGCTCGAAGCGATTGCCGCGCTGGACGCGACGCGCCGAGGCGGCAAGCCCGACGCGGTCTCGCCGCCGGCCGGCATCGGCCGCTGCAACGGCTATTACTACGGGCAGGCCGGGATCGCGCTGCAGGAGGTTGCCGTATGA